The following coding sequences lie in one Arthrobacter sp. PGP41 genomic window:
- the manA gene encoding mannose-6-phosphate isomerase, class I — MYQIDNVLRDYAWGSTTAIAALLGRPESGGPEAELWIGAHPDSPSVARVPEDGSATTPLDALISRDPEHFLGADSVARFGPRLPFLAKILAAAQPLSLQVHPSLEQARAGFARENAAGLAPEAPNRNYRDDNHKPEMILALTPFEALCGFRPAARTVEILRHVAAAFDSVDGGAPALIDGLLGDLQSADESTGLRKAFERLISGGQSVADATALVVAALRSGAPVAPYEAELNTVVSLNEKYPGDPGVLISLLLNRISLAPGEAVYLPAGNVHAYLHGLGVEVMASSDNVLRGGLTPKFVDVPELLRTVDFQPVAVPMLAAERTVLDQELFRPPFAEFQLQRIELSPDAGPVPLAQSGAAVVIVVAGNIYLDSPKGDLQLARGGSAFLAAAEAPVNVHPVAGSTEPALAFAVTTGL; from the coding sequence TTGTACCAGATTGACAACGTCCTCCGGGATTACGCCTGGGGTTCGACGACGGCCATCGCCGCCCTCCTGGGACGCCCGGAGTCCGGCGGGCCCGAAGCGGAACTGTGGATCGGCGCGCACCCCGACTCCCCGTCTGTCGCCCGCGTTCCCGAGGACGGTTCGGCCACCACGCCCTTGGACGCCCTGATCTCGCGCGATCCGGAGCATTTCCTCGGCGCGGACTCCGTTGCCCGCTTTGGTCCGCGGCTGCCGTTCCTGGCCAAGATCCTGGCGGCAGCCCAGCCACTGTCCCTGCAGGTCCATCCGAGCCTGGAGCAGGCACGGGCGGGATTTGCGCGGGAAAACGCGGCGGGCCTGGCCCCGGAGGCACCCAACCGGAACTACCGGGACGACAACCACAAGCCGGAGATGATTCTCGCCCTGACGCCGTTTGAGGCGCTGTGCGGTTTCCGTCCGGCTGCCCGGACCGTGGAAATCCTGCGGCACGTTGCCGCCGCCTTCGACTCCGTGGACGGCGGGGCTCCCGCGCTGATCGATGGGCTGCTTGGGGACCTCCAGTCCGCCGACGAAAGCACGGGCCTGCGGAAAGCCTTCGAGCGCCTGATCAGCGGCGGCCAGTCAGTGGCTGATGCTACTGCGCTGGTGGTGGCCGCGCTCCGCTCCGGAGCGCCCGTTGCACCTTACGAGGCCGAACTCAACACTGTGGTCAGCCTGAACGAAAAGTACCCCGGCGATCCCGGGGTCCTGATCTCCCTGCTGCTGAACCGCATCTCGCTGGCACCCGGCGAGGCGGTCTACCTGCCCGCCGGAAACGTCCATGCCTACCTGCACGGGCTGGGCGTGGAGGTCATGGCATCCTCCGACAACGTCCTGCGCGGCGGCCTCACCCCCAAGTTCGTGGATGTGCCCGAGCTCCTGCGGACGGTTGACTTCCAGCCTGTGGCGGTGCCCATGCTCGCGGCCGAAAGGACTGTCCTGGACCAGGAACTGTTCCGCCCGCCGTTCGCGGAATTCCAGCTGCAGCGCATCGAGCTCTCACCCGACGCCGGACCGGTACCGCTGGCACAGTCCGGCGCGGCCGTGGTGATTGTTGTGGCCGGCAACATCTACCTCGATTCGCCCAAGGGCGACCTGCAGCTCGCCCGGGGCGGCAGCGCTTTCCTGGCCGCCGCCGAGGCTCCAGTCAACGTTCACCCGGTGGCGGGGAGCACGGAGCCTGCGCTAGCTTTCGCCGTGACCACGGGCCTGTAG